The Ananas comosus cultivar F153 linkage group 7, ASM154086v1, whole genome shotgun sequence genome has a window encoding:
- the LOC109713246 gene encoding uncharacterized protein LOC109713246, which translates to MQTALPETITVAPTTAPDLFVVTREVSEAGQKRIRMRLVEYRRFDLPHFRGSSIEPGIVEAWVRGMERLFEDLFIPERDQIYLAVHCLEEDARDWWTRTRRSRPEDAPPVTWTEFPGMLFDMYFPSSAKERMKDELKKLTQGSHSVLEYFQEFSRLLTYVPFVARNDRHRADMFEKGLSPELYKLVQIQHLPTLEASVEMAMRAERGEVVLRERAEMEQSSDRKRLAESEAGPSS; encoded by the coding sequence ATGCAGACTGCACTGCCTGAGACTATTACTGTAGCACCTACTACTGCTCCTGATCTATTTGTAGTCACACGAGAGGTTTCCGAGGCAGGGCAGAAGCGAATTCGGATGAGGTTGGTGGAGTATAGGAGGTTCGACCTACCTCATTTCCGTGGGTCGAGCATTGAACCAGGAATAGTGGAGGCTTGGGTAAGGGGGATGGAGCGACTATTTGAGGATTTGTTTATTCCCGAGAGAGATCAGATATACTTAGCAGTTCATTGCCTTGAGGAAGACGCTCGTGATTGGTGGACGAGGACTCGGAGGTCTAGGCCTGAGGATGCGCCACCGGTGACTTGGACAGAGTTTCCGGGCATGCTCTTTGACATGTACTTTCCTAGTAGTGCGAAGGAAAGAATGAAGGATGAATTAAAGAAGTTGACACAAGGGAGTCACTCGGTGCTGGAGTACTTTCAGGAATTTAGCCGCTTGTTGACATACGTGCCGTTCGTTGCGAGGAATGACCGACATAGAGCAGATATGTTTGAGAAGGGATTAAGCCCCGAGCTCTATAAGTTGGTACAGATTCAGCATCTCCCGACATTGGAGGCATCGGTTGAGATGGCTATGCGCGCAGAGCGAGGTGAGGTAGTGCTGCGAGAAAGGGCTGAAATGGAGCAAAGTAGTGATAGGAAGAGGCTTGCGGAGTCCGAGGCTGGACCCTCCAGCTGA